One Paenibacillus thermoaerophilus DNA window includes the following coding sequences:
- a CDS encoding alpha/beta-type small acid-soluble spore protein: MANRRNKLVPGCEKAIDDWKYEIAAELGLAVGPQSPANLNTEFATELGAVPVGSVRSDYWGHLSSRETGAVGGSITKRLVEMAEQSNRG, encoded by the coding sequence ATGGCGAATCGGCGCAATAAATTGGTACCGGGCTGTGAGAAGGCGATTGACGATTGGAAATACGAGATCGCGGCGGAATTGGGTTTGGCGGTTGGACCGCAGTCTCCCGCCAACCTGAACACGGAATTTGCGACGGAGCTGGGCGCGGTTCCCGTTGGCTCGGTTCGATCCGATTATTGGGGACATTTGTCTTCCCGCGAAACGGGAGCGGTCGGCGGATCGATCACGAAACGACTCGTGGAAATGGCCGAACAATCGAATCGCGGATAG